Genomic segment of Xanthobacter dioxanivorans:
GCCCGGCGGCGGATGGCAGTGACGGTGACGACCGTCTCCCGCTCAGATCCAATGAGACAAGAGATATTGATCATGAACCGCACTCTCATGGCCGCCCTGATGGGTGCGCTTGTCATCGCGGCGCCCACAGCGCAGGCCCAGACGGCGCTGCCGGCGGGCGCACTGCCGGAGCCCCCCGCCGTGGAGCTCTACAGCGGGGCGGATGCCCAGGCCGTGCTCGAGGCGCGCCTTCTCGCGCTGAAGACGGTGATGACCCTCACCCCGGAGCAGCAGAAGCTCTGGCCGCCGGTGGAAGCCGCCATCCGCGCGGTGGCGAAGTTGTCCGCCGAGCGCCGGGCCGAGCGGGCCAAGGCGCCGCCGCCGGCTGATTTCGTAGCGATCCTGGAGCGCACCGCCGATGCCGAGGCGCTGCGCGCGCGGGACCTGAAGAGCGTGACGGCCGCGCTGAAGCCTCTCGTCGCGTCTCTCACGCCGGAGCAGCAGCGGCGCATTCCCGCCTTCCTCGGCCTGCGCGAAAGCTCCGGCCTGCCCCAGCCCACCGCCGAGATCTGGCTGTTCGAAGAAGAAAACTAGGGTCAAAACAATATCATCTCGCCAACTTACGCGCCTTAAGGAGGCTTCCATGTCCATATCCTTCCTGCATTCCAAGGGAACAGAAGCGCCCATCAAGATCCCCGCCATTGGGCTCGATCTGTTCGTGCGCATGCCGCCGGCGGCGAGCTCGGGCGAGTTCTGCTTCATCGAGACCATCAATGCCCCGGGCGCCGGTCCCCCCCGCCATCGCCACCGCGAAGCCGAGATCTTCCGCGTCATCGAGGGCCGATATCTTTATGAGGCGGACGGCCGACGCTTTTATGCCGAGGCGGGCGACGTGGTCAGCATTCCCGGCGGGGTCGAGCACGGCTTCTGCAACGTGACCGACAAGCCCGCCCGCCAATACATCCTGATGGCGCCGGCCCTCGATGCGGCTGCCTTCTTCACCGAGCTCGCCGGCGTGATGCACGACGGCATCCCCGACCAGGCTGCGCTCAATGCCTTCGGTCTGAAGTGGCACGTGGAGTTCCTCGGTCCGCCGGTGAGCAAGAACGACCAGCCCACGGATTGAGGCGGGTACGGCCGCCCCCATCGACCCAAACCACGGCCCGCGGCGCGGGCCGACCCATGAGACATTCGGGAGGACATCGTGACTGATCGCGTTCTCATCGTCGGCGCGGGACCGGTCGGACTGACCATGGCTCTGGAGCTGGCGCGCTACGGCGTGCAGGCCCGTATCATCGACAAGATCCCGGACGCGGAGCACACGTCGCGTGCGGTCGCGGTATGGCCGCGCACGCTGGAGCTTCTCGACCGCTCCGGTGCGGCAGCCGACCTGATTTCTCTGGGGAACAAGGTGACCGTCGCCAACCTCTTGTCGGGTGGCCGGCGCGTGGCGGCGTTGTCTCTCGATCAGGTGCCCTCACCCTATCCTTTCGTGCTCATGGTGCCGCAGTACGACACCGAATCCGTGCTGCGGCGTCATCTCGCGGCCCACGGGGTCGCGCCTGACCTCGGCATCGAGCTGCTCGATTTTGAACAGGATGCGGACGGCGTCTCGGCCCGCCTGCGCGGCAGCGATGGTGCCGAGAGCACCGAGCGCTTCGCCTTTCTGGTCGCCTGCGACGGGGCGCACAGCGTGGTGCGCCACCGCCTCGGCCTCGACTTCAAGGGCGACACCATGGGCCTCGACTGGACCCAGGGCGACTTTCACCTGAGCGGATATCCCTTCCCGCCGTCGCAGATGTCCATCTTCTGTCACGAGGACGGGCCGATGCTGTTCTTCCCCATGGGGCCCGATCGCGCCCGCATCATCACCAGCCTCGGCCCGACGACCGGAAAGCCAGCGGTGCCGCTGGACCAGGACGCCTTCCAGAAAGTGCTGGATGTGCGTGGCCCCGGCGGCATCACGCTCACCGGGACGGTCTGGATCAGCGCCTTCCACATCAACGAGCGGCAGGTGGACAGCTATCGGACCGGACGGGTCTTCCTCGCCGGCGACGCGGCCCACATCCACAGCCCGGCTGGCGGGCAGGGCATGAACACCGGCATGCAGGATGCGATCAATCTCGCCTGGAAGCTGGCGCTGGTGAGCCGCGGCATCGCCACCGCCCCGGCGCTTCTGGACAGCTATGACCCCGAGCGCCGCCCGGTGGGCGCACAGGTGATCGAGGCATCCGGGCGGATGACCCGGATGGCGACGCTGGCCAACCCCATCCTGGAGCATCTGCGCGACGTGGCCGTCCATCTGCTGCTGGGGCTCGCGCCGGTGCAGCGGGCCATGACCGGGCTGATGGCGGAAGTCTCCATCGGCTATCCCCATAGCCCGCTCAACGGCCCATCCCGGGGCGAAGCGGCTGCGGGGTCGCGGGTGCGGCCGGTGGTGGGGGAGGTGCCGTTCGGCTCGGGCGACACGCCGCTGTTCGCCGCGTGCGGCGGAGCCGGCGCGACCGAACTCGCCTCCCGCTTTCCCCGGCTCGTGGCGTCGTCGCCTCGATCCGACGGCGGAGCTTTCATCTCGCTGGTCCGTCCGGACGGCTACCTCGCAGCCCAGGTGGAGGATGCGGACTGGCAGGCTCTCGTCCCCTATCTCCACCAGATCGAGGCGGAGCGCTGAGCGCTCATTGCTTAAGACAGATCCCGAACGGTCTTGGCGGTCGGAATGACAGCCCGCCGCACCGAGGGCTTCCTGCGCGGATCCCTCAACCTGGCGGGCCTCGGTGACGATGCCGGCGCGTCCTTCGACATCGCCTTCCAGAACGAGTTCACCATCGGCCGTCGCGACGGCGCGGTGATCGTCACCACGCCCGACCTGATCTGCGTGCTCGACAGCATCTCGGGAGAGGCCATCGGCACGGAGAGCTTGCGCTACGGTCAGAGGGTCACGGTCATCGCCCTACCGTCGCAGCCGATACATCGGAGCGTGGAGGGGCTGCGCCACGTCGGTCCGCGCGCCTTCGGCCCCGACGTCGAATTTCGCAGCGTCTTCGGGGAGGAGCCGGCATGAGCCGCATCGGAATCGACGTCGGCGGCACCAATACCGATGCCGTTCTGCTCGAGGGCGGCAAGGTGCTCGCCGCGCTGAAGCGGCCGACCACCGTCGATGTCGCGGACGGCGTGCGCCAGGCGCTGGTCGATCTGGTCGCCGCGGCCGCCGGCCGTCCGGCGCTGGGGCGGATCGAAGCGGTGATGATCGGCACCACGCATTTCACCAATGCCGTGGTAGAGCGCCGCCATCTGGATCGCGTCGCGGCGCTGCGCATCGGCCTGCCCACCCGTGCAGACGCTCGACATGGAGGACATTCCGATCGCCTATCTGCCCGGCAATGCGCGGCGCGTCCGCGTGCGGGTCATCGGGGATGTCGCACGGCTCACTGCCTAGCGGGTCCCCCGGATGGCGGCGGAATATCCGGCGCCATCCGATGCATCGCCCGGCGGTCCAGCGGCCGCGTGGGTTCATTTCATCCCTTGTTCCGGATCCAGCGACGTTCGGGCCCTTTCCTCCCGAGCCGCTATTTCTGCTTTGCGGTGAGCGGCACGTAGCAAGGCGTCCAGATCTTGGCGCGGATACGCTCCTCGATCTGATCGACGCTCACGCCGGGAGCATGGCCTTCCTTGTGCGTCTGCATCGCGACCGCGAGCGCGACATTCGCCGCGACCTCGCGCAGCGCGCTGACCGGGGGCAAGAGATTGTGCTTCGGGTTGTCGCGCGCAGGCGACGCATCGGCCAGCGCCTTCGCTGCCGCCATGAACATGCCGTCCGTGACGCGGCTCGCGCCGACCGCCAGAACGCCGAGGCCAACACCTGGGAATATGTAGGAATTGTTGGTCTGGTCCACCTTGAAGCGGGCGCCGTCGCGCATGAGCGGGGGAAACGGGCTACCGACACCCATCAGCGCCCGTCCTCCGGTCCAGGCTTCCATATCCGCCGGCGTCGCTTCCGCGCGCGAGGTCGGATTCGACAGCGGAAAGATCACCGGCCGCTGGTTGCACTCGGCCATGGCGCGGACCACCGGCTCGCCGAAGGCGCCGGCCTGGCCGGAGACGCCGATCAGCACCGTTGGTCGCGCATTGCGCACCACGTCGAGAAGCTCGATCCTGTCGGGATGGCCCAGCGTCCAGCCGTCGATCGCCTGCCGCTTCTGCACGAAGGGGACCTGGAACGGGGCGAGGCCGTCCATGCCTTCGACCAGGAGGCCGTTACGATCGACCATGAAGAAGCGCGCCGCCGCCTCGCTCTCCGACAGGCCGGCGTCGCACATGGCCGCGCGGATCAGGCCGGCGATGCCGCAGCCGGCCGAGCCTGCGCCAAAGACGGCCACACGCTGTTGGGTCAGCGGCACGCCGGTGACAGTGATGGCCGCCAGCAAGGTGCCGGTCGCTACCGCGGCCGTGCCCTGTATGTCGTCGTTGAAGGTGCAAAGCCGGTCGCGATAGCGCTCGAGCAGGCGCGTCGCATTGTCCTTCGCAAAGTCTTCCCATTGCAGCAGGACCCGTGGCCAGCGCCGGATGACGGCCGAGACGAAGGCCTCGATGAAGTCGTCATAGTCCTGGCCCCGCACCCGCTCGTGGCGCCAGCCCACATAGAGCGGGTCTGCGAGGCAGTCTGTATTGTCGGTCCCCACGTCGAGCAGGATCGGCAAAGTCGTCGCGGGATGCAGTCCGCCGCAGCCGGAATAGAGCGCGAGCTTGCCGATGGGGATGCCCATGCCGCCCGCCCCCTGGTCTCCCAGCCCCAGGATGCGCTCCCCGTCGGTCACGACGATCGCCTCCACCGCGTCGAAGCGCGGCTGCGCGAAGATCTGATCGAGCCTTGACTGGTGCGGAATGCTGAGGAAGAGGCCGCGCGGCTTGTGGTAGAGGCGGCTGAACTGCCGGCAGCCGGCACCGACCGTGGGCGTGTAGACGATGGGCAGCAGCTCTTCCAGGTTCCCGACCAGCGTCGCGTAGAACAGGGTTTCGTTGGTGTCCTGAAGCTCGCGGAGGAAGGCGTAGCGTTCGAGATCGGTCTCGAACTGGCGCAGCGACTGGAGTGCGCGGGAGATCTGCTCGTCCAGGGTCGAGACGTGCGGCGGCAGCAATCCGTGCAGATGGAAGGCGTCGCGCTCGGCTTCGGAGAACGCAGTACCCTTGTTGAGCTGGGGATCGGCCAGCAGTTCGTATCCGCTCAGCGCGGTGGCCATTGATGCCGTCGCCTCAGACATGAAGATCTCTCCTACCCCTGACCGGTACGCCGCAGCTCGATGAAGGTGTCCGGCCCGTAATGCAGGGTGTTGCGGGCGTAATAGGGCGGCACCTGCACGTCGAACTGGGCGTGCCCGTGGCTCACGTCGCTGCGCAGGAGATCGGTGCGGCTGGCGATGTCGAGGCGCAGCCGCTCGCCCGGCATCAGCACCACGGGTTGGGGCGTGAGGCTGAAGCGCAGCGTCACCGGCACGCCGGGTGTCAGGGGCTCGGGCGTGTCGATGTCGATGGCGATCTCGGTCATGGTGGAGCGCGCCACATCGATCCTGCGGCAGGCAGGTCGGATCGCGCCCATGGAAAGGATCTGGTAGCCGCCGTCCGCCGAGACGAGGCCAGTGCGGGCCACCACGTAGGAATCGATCTCGTTGCAACTGAAAGAAAGGCTCACGGTCACCGGGCCGGTCAGTTCCATCTCCTCTTCGATCGGCAGCTCGAAGGTGAGGCGCTGGCTCTCCACCTCGTCGAAGCCCGCCGTCACGATGGCGCCGAGCGGCACCGCCGCCCATCGGTTCGTCCCGCCTTCGCCAGGCGCGCGGTCGAGGCGATGGGTTGCGGCGTCGGCGCCATTGGAGGCCGGGTAGAGGCGGAGCGCCGTGCTGCCCGGAAGGGGCCAATCCGAAGCGCTGCGATAGTCCTTCGCGCCTTCCGTCCAGTATCGCACCCGCGGCTGGGCAGCATAGCCGTTGTCCGCGCCGTAGACGAGATGGTCGAAGAAGGCGAGCGCCTCCAGCTGCCACGCATAGACCGGCAGGTCATAGGTCGCAGGGCCGACGATCAGCCAGCATTGATCCTTCGGCGTGCCGGCATTCTCGAACAGATCGTAGGCGCCGAACTGGTGCAGGTTGAGGTACCCGGCGTTCTGTACCACCACGAACGGCACCTCGATGTCGCCCAGCGCGCCGGACGGGCCGGCCGGTAGCACGCTGGTCGCCCGGGTCTTGCCGTCGAGCATGAGGCCGGCGAACAGCTGACGCGTCCGCGGCGTCGGCACCTGCCGCTGGAACGCCTTCATGATCCGCGCCATGCGCTTCTTCAGCTGCGGCCACCACACGTGCTTCAGGGCTGAGTTGGTGATGTGGCTCACCACCGCCCGCAGCAGCGGCGGCACGCGCAGCCGGAACTGCAGGGGCGTGAAGTTCGCGCCCATCCAGAGCGCGAAGAAATCGGGCTGCGGCGCACCGCCGAACATGGCGATGTGGCGGAAGTAGTCCGTGCACATCTCGTTGGTGAAGAAGCCCTTCAGGGCCGGCGGGCGAAGCCGCGCCACCTGTGGCTGGGTCAGCCCGTAATAGGAGGTGCCGAACAGCACCACCTGCCCGTCGCACCAGGGCTGGGCGGCCGCCCACTGGATGACTTTGGCGTGGTCCTCCACGTCCGTGTCGTTGAGGTAGACGGCCTCGGCGCCGCCCGAGCGGCCCATGCCACGGCGGGTGACGATCACATGCGCATAGCCGCGATCGGTGAAGACCGGCGGGCTGCCGGTCTCGTTGTTGCCGGCAGGCACGCCGGCGGCCTGCAATTCCTTGGAATAGGCGGCGAAGGCGATGACCGCCGGATAGCGGCCGGGTGCCTTGGGCACATAGACATCGGCGGCGAGCGCGATGGACGGAGCGACCTCGACCATCTGGTCCGCGAGGACGCGGCATCCGAGCCCGGACTTCGCGGCGGGTCCCGGCGTCCAGCCGGCGAGCTGCGCGCCGAACAGGCCGCCCTTCGGCGCGATGAGATTGTCCCAGAAGCCGGGCTTCCCGTTCTTGTCCGCCATGTGCGTTCTCCCCCGTCTCAGGACCGGCGCGCCAGATCGCGGCCTGGCTTCCTACAATTGCGAGATGTCGAGGCCGGTCTTCTTCTGCGCGGCCAGCCGCATCTCGCGCACGACCCATTTCTGCTTGTCATCCGGAATGAAAAAGCCGCCGATTCCGGACGAGAACAAAAGATCGAAGACACGCTCCGTCACCTCGGTGAGTGCCTGCTCCAGATCCGTCTCGGCCTCGGGCTTCGGCGGAACCACGATGACGATGGTGTCTTCCGCCTGCTCGATGATCTCGATCCTGAAATCCGGATCGGGCGTGTAGCCGAACTCGGCGCAGACCACCCCGACCGGGTCGGCGAGGAGCTTCGCGCGGTAATGGGGATCGGTGGCGATGCGCTCGTAATTCTTCTCGACGAAATCGGCATTGCTCACGGCTGATCTCCCTCGGTGCGGGCCGCGTTGCGCAGGGCCAGCAGCTTGAATTTGGCGGCCACGGGCACGAGCCAGATGAACAGGCCCTGGCTGGACCACAGGTCCATCTGGTTGAGCGGCGCCGGTGGCGGGGGCGATTGCGGTGCGCGGGCGGGCGGGATGGTGAAGTAGACCCGGTCGCGCCGCTGCACCACCACCTTCACCTTGACGCCGGCCGGCACCTCGACGCCCATGGTCTTGAGCGCCTCGACGGGATCGCTCTCCACCTGCGCAGCGAAGGCGTCGTCGGTCCAGACGCGCTTGGTCAGCTCTTTCTCGAAATCTCCGGACATGAACGTCTCCCTGCTTGGGTTGCTTTACGCGGCCTGTTCCAGCGCCCAGCCGCTGCGGGCGACCGCGGTCAGCCGTCGCAGCGCAGCGCGGGCTTGGCGGACGCCTGTCCGCGCGGCATCCAGTGTGCGCACTTCGTGGTGCGGCCGATCCCCGGATTGAACGCGTTGCAGGGATCGAGCGCCTTGAAATGGTCGACCATGGCGGGCTTCGCAAAATAAAGGTGCCCCACATTGTGCTCGGCGGGATATTCCGCGCCGCGCGCATCGAGGAGCTTCCACATGGCGTGCTCGATCTCCTCGCAATTGCCGCCCTTGGCCACGATATAGTCCTGGTGGAAGACGTGGCAGAAGAAGTGGCCGCAATAGAGCTTGCGGATCATGTGCTTGTCGATCTCTTCGGGCAGCGTCTCGAACCAGTTCTCGTCGTTGCGGCGGAGCGCGATGTCGAGCGCCACGATATCCTCCACCTCCTTGTCGTGGACCGCGCGATAGCGGATGGCGGCGCCGGCGGCGGCGAAGCGGTGCAGGAAGGCCTTGTCGCCTTCGTCCCGCGTGCACTCGAAATAGTCCCCGGACTTCGAAGGGAAGATCGACTTCAGATAGGCGCGGGCTTCCGCGATGCCGTCGTCCCCCATCTTCAGGAGCAGATAGTGTTCGAAGCGGTCGCGGTAGTCCGTCATGCGCCTGGGCAGATGCTTCGGGAAGAGGTGGCTCAAGGCCTGCAGCATCTTGGCGCTGAGATTTTTCGGCAGGAACGCGATCCGCCGGCAGAAATTGTCGAATGCCGCCTGAAGGGCGAACAGGCGCGGGATCATGTCGGTGCCGAGATAATGGATCACCACGAAGGTGTCCTTGCCGTAGACCTCCGCGCAATTGAAGGAGTCCCGGTGCATGTACTCGCCTTCGATCGGCAGCTCCTTGAAGCTTCCGAGGATATGGCGGCGGATGCCTTCGAGCTCGCTGGTGTCATTCGAGCCGATGTAGAAGACGACCTGTTCCTTCTCCTTCAGGAAGGTGTCGAGCCGCACCGCCATCAGCATCACCTTGCCGGCGCTGCCGGAGGCCTCGAACAGGCGGCGTGGATCGGCGTTGAAGCGGGAGGGGGTTGGCGCCTCGATGTCACGTACATGGTCGGCATAGTCATGGTCCGAGGCGGCGCGGGAGGGGTCGTTGACGATGTCGGCGGGGGTGAAATCGCCGCTCTCGATCCGCCGAAGGATCGTCTCCGGGTCGTTGCCCAGCGCGATGCCCAGGTGATTGACGAGATGCAGCCCGCCCGCCTCATCCAGCCGGGCGAACAGGGCAAGCTGGGTGAAGGCCGGA
This window contains:
- the dld gene encoding D-lactate dehydrogenase, whose translation is MDGAFLDLTVPARDAVGQKTLDDDAALIGHLQDIVGRSHVLTSPEATRRFRTGIRFGNGPVVAVVRPGSLVEQWRVLKACISANKIIILQSANTGVTGGSTPDGDDYDRGVVLINTMRIEGLHLINDGTQVVCLPGTTLFHLEKALDRIGRAPHSEIGSSCIGASVFGGVCNNSGGALIHRSPAFTQLALFARLDEAGGLHLVNHLGIALGNDPETILRRIESGDFTPADIVNDPSRAASDHDYADHVRDIEAPTPSRFNADPRRLFEASGSAGKVMLMAVRLDTFLKEKEQVVFYIGSNDTSELEGIRRHILGSFKELPIEGEYMHRDSFNCAEVYGKDTFVVIHYLGTDMIPRLFALQAAFDNFCRRIAFLPKNLSAKMLQALSHLFPKHLPRRMTDYRDRFEHYLLLKMGDDGIAEARAYLKSIFPSKSGDYFECTRDEGDKAFLHRFAAAGAAIRYRAVHDKEVEDIVALDIALRRNDENWFETLPEEIDKHMIRKLYCGHFFCHVFHQDYIVAKGGNCEEIEHAMWKLLDARGAEYPAEHNVGHLYFAKPAMVDHFKALDPCNAFNPGIGRTTKCAHWMPRGQASAKPALRCDG
- a CDS encoding CocE/NonD family hydrolase; the encoded protein is MADKNGKPGFWDNLIAPKGGLFGAQLAGWTPGPAAKSGLGCRVLADQMVEVAPSIALAADVYVPKAPGRYPAVIAFAAYSKELQAAGVPAGNNETGSPPVFTDRGYAHVIVTRRGMGRSGGAEAVYLNDTDVEDHAKVIQWAAAQPWCDGQVVLFGTSYYGLTQPQVARLRPPALKGFFTNEMCTDYFRHIAMFGGAPQPDFFALWMGANFTPLQFRLRVPPLLRAVVSHITNSALKHVWWPQLKKRMARIMKAFQRQVPTPRTRQLFAGLMLDGKTRATSVLPAGPSGALGDIEVPFVVVQNAGYLNLHQFGAYDLFENAGTPKDQCWLIVGPATYDLPVYAWQLEALAFFDHLVYGADNGYAAQPRVRYWTEGAKDYRSASDWPLPGSTALRLYPASNGADAATHRLDRAPGEGGTNRWAAVPLGAIVTAGFDEVESQRLTFELPIEEEMELTGPVTVSLSFSCNEIDSYVVARTGLVSADGGYQILSMGAIRPACRRIDVARSTMTEIAIDIDTPEPLTPGVPVTLRFSLTPQPVVLMPGERLRLDIASRTDLLRSDVSHGHAQFDVQVPPYYARNTLHYGPDTFIELRRTGQG
- a CDS encoding cupin domain-containing protein, with the protein product MSISFLHSKGTEAPIKIPAIGLDLFVRMPPAASSGEFCFIETINAPGAGPPRHRHREAEIFRVIEGRYLYEADGRRFYAEAGDVVSIPGGVEHGFCNVTDKPARQYILMAPALDAAAFFTELAGVMHDGIPDQAALNAFGLKWHVEFLGPPVSKNDQPTD
- a CDS encoding S-methyl thiohydantoin desulfurase domain-containing protein, whose product is MTARRTEGFLRGSLNLAGLGDDAGASFDIAFQNEFTIGRRDGAVIVTTPDLICVLDSISGEAIGTESLRYGQRVTVIALPSQPIHRSVEGLRHVGPRAFGPDVEFRSVFGEEPA
- a CDS encoding FAD-dependent monooxygenase encodes the protein MTDRVLIVGAGPVGLTMALELARYGVQARIIDKIPDAEHTSRAVAVWPRTLELLDRSGAAADLISLGNKVTVANLLSGGRRVAALSLDQVPSPYPFVLMVPQYDTESVLRRHLAAHGVAPDLGIELLDFEQDADGVSARLRGSDGAESTERFAFLVACDGAHSVVRHRLGLDFKGDTMGLDWTQGDFHLSGYPFPPSQMSIFCHEDGPMLFFPMGPDRARIITSLGPTTGKPAVPLDQDAFQKVLDVRGPGGITLTGTVWISAFHINERQVDSYRTGRVFLAGDAAHIHSPAGGQGMNTGMQDAINLAWKLALVSRGIATAPALLDSYDPERRPVGAQVIEASGRMTRMATLANPILEHLRDVAVHLLLGLAPVQRAMTGLMAEVSIGYPHSPLNGPSRGEAAAGSRVRPVVGEVPFGSGDTPLFAACGGAGATELASRFPRLVASSPRSDGGAFISLVRPDGYLAAQVEDADWQALVPYLHQIEAER
- a CDS encoding NAD-dependent malic enzyme; the encoded protein is MSEATASMATALSGYELLADPQLNKGTAFSEAERDAFHLHGLLPPHVSTLDEQISRALQSLRQFETDLERYAFLRELQDTNETLFYATLVGNLEELLPIVYTPTVGAGCRQFSRLYHKPRGLFLSIPHQSRLDQIFAQPRFDAVEAIVVTDGERILGLGDQGAGGMGIPIGKLALYSGCGGLHPATTLPILLDVGTDNTDCLADPLYVGWRHERVRGQDYDDFIEAFVSAVIRRWPRVLLQWEDFAKDNATRLLERYRDRLCTFNDDIQGTAAVATGTLLAAITVTGVPLTQQRVAVFGAGSAGCGIAGLIRAAMCDAGLSESEAAARFFMVDRNGLLVEGMDGLAPFQVPFVQKRQAIDGWTLGHPDRIELLDVVRNARPTVLIGVSGQAGAFGEPVVRAMAECNQRPVIFPLSNPTSRAEATPADMEAWTGGRALMGVGSPFPPLMRDGARFKVDQTNNSYIFPGVGLGVLAVGASRVTDGMFMAAAKALADASPARDNPKHNLLPPVSALREVAANVALAVAMQTHKEGHAPGVSVDQIEERIRAKIWTPCYVPLTAKQK
- a CDS encoding Spy/CpxP family protein refolding chaperone, encoding MNRTLMAALMGALVIAAPTAQAQTALPAGALPEPPAVELYSGADAQAVLEARLLALKTVMTLTPEQQKLWPPVEAAIRAVAKLSAERRAERAKAPPPADFVAILERTADAEALRARDLKSVTAALKPLVASLTPEQQRRIPAFLGLRESSGLPQPTAEIWLFEEEN